The Paenibacillus tianjinensis genome has a window encoding:
- a CDS encoding AAA family ATPase, translating to MSLADSIRLQELLDGTCMEVSFFLECAVALTKLVQSAHQKDKVIGCLQPGVLLVHREMKEAYLAEEGGENYAYLSPEQLSRSNPLLPDKRSDLYTLGILFYEMLTGRLPLQARRLEEWIHVHMAVVPAPLSGLRPELEGPLEEITAKLLSKSPEQRYQSAYGLLADLRQCISLLNTTGEIERFETGLKDRISQFRLPRRLFGREEQARELRAVVERASAGESGFVLVTGRAGSGKTSLIGELQLSFTREGGRFITGKCDYMNNEIPFAPILQALRRLLRQTWSEAPDKVEQLKARLLEALGQGAGIITEILPEAVRLLGTIPLAEPLPPAEAALRFRRLLPAFIGMFAGEGQPLVLFLDDLQWADPDTLDFLRVFAEVEVTSGIAVIGSFRSETLEERMGSGDQNGASTAWLEQMLAMQRKPSSPLVQHIALEPLSYVDVRQFLSDIFEENSARVRLLAELLYHRTGGDPLYMHRLLDNLHREQCLYFDEARGSWEWDITAITALPEAPGLLQLIEQRIRLLPGDTVGLLGIAAALGYSFRVSDIASMSGYSLEDTLVLLQPAELESLISREESSPDIEAGGLVYSFLHDRIQQAAYGIVPEEEQAGLHLAIGRSMSRSTDKQAYSVFDRVYHLNLGSPKMDDRAERRALAELNLQAGLKSKATTAFAAALYFLETGLHLLGDEEAVPGSLPYRLMLELPECEYICGYTERAAALLDRLMGLTGDLLERSNIYRIRIAMYAYLKKDELAVKVGRKALAEFGWKLPLRPSHAAILKEVTLTQAALYRKRDQLTALPVNRDPHYKALSDLIMAIASSVFTVSLELSAVLFSRFVRYGLKAGNNEAFAYILAGYGLVILRNKMSLYQKGKLYIETASQLSAPFESTDLSCRLDYIRGLARLQQNPQEAGDYFRQSVQHGMEAANLSFVSIAMLTSTVNHTGSLHSLSRMIMEYEILSRKLVDEVTLSIFRIAKEYVARMQGDTGFSMEAALPVQNNSRSEESLNNEIYYICTCETELAYLEGRYRDALVWVAQGRFNTFRQTRMQVHKQHIYHALTLAALYPDALPEERSSFRRQLTKQLDSLKRWTGYFGRDSSACLLIKAEIERIDGKRTAAAKNYELAIATARREGNGMMEGIACERSSHFYRAAGSVAGADGFLADACRAYSLWGAEGKVQRLKERYPDLSLPSLLKAGEQAAAETATAIMDREAVPEQRKEAPNRFDGWPEPIERLDRISSFLESAVRYSGAVQGYVLNSDGKNFTVAAQSGNLEARVREDGTVFAESVVRYVVKTTEPVLLADAGRSSFAADPHIRKHPVLSVLCMPILFPGEAMTSVLYLENDLITGVFTLDGQNVLDFMIARMVYLHSVQRAGPQGNIYGQEPESAPAGPLEDPEDPLVDSLTYREKEILYSLSDGLSNKEIAERFGITEGTVKSHVFRLYGKLGVKRRAQAIARARELQLLD from the coding sequence ATGTCATTAGCAGACAGCATTAGGCTTCAGGAATTACTGGACGGAACGTGTATGGAGGTATCTTTCTTTTTAGAGTGTGCTGTGGCGTTGACGAAGCTGGTTCAGTCTGCACATCAGAAGGATAAAGTCATCGGCTGCCTGCAGCCTGGCGTACTGCTGGTTCACAGAGAGATGAAGGAAGCTTACCTGGCAGAAGAGGGCGGGGAGAATTATGCCTATCTGTCACCGGAACAGCTGAGCCGGAGTAATCCACTTCTGCCGGACAAGCGCAGCGACCTGTACACCCTGGGAATCCTGTTTTATGAGATGCTTACAGGCAGGCTGCCGCTGCAGGCCCGGCGTTTAGAGGAATGGATTCATGTACATATGGCTGTTGTGCCCGCACCGCTCAGCGGACTGCGGCCTGAGCTTGAGGGGCCGCTGGAAGAAATCACAGCGAAGCTGCTGTCCAAGTCCCCGGAGCAGCGTTATCAGAGTGCTTATGGGCTGCTGGCAGATCTGCGGCAGTGTATTTCATTACTCAACACAACAGGTGAAATTGAGCGGTTTGAGACCGGGCTGAAGGACAGGATCAGCCAGTTTCGGCTGCCGAGGCGTCTGTTTGGCCGGGAAGAGCAGGCAAGGGAACTAAGGGCTGTTGTTGAACGGGCTTCGGCCGGCGAATCGGGCTTTGTGCTGGTTACAGGCCGTGCCGGCAGCGGCAAAACCTCGCTTATTGGCGAGCTGCAGCTTTCGTTCACCCGTGAAGGCGGCAGGTTTATTACGGGAAAATGTGACTATATGAATAATGAGATTCCGTTCGCCCCTATACTGCAGGCTCTCCGCCGGCTGCTCCGGCAAACCTGGAGCGAGGCTCCGGACAAAGTGGAGCAGCTGAAAGCCCGGCTGCTGGAAGCTCTGGGCCAAGGCGCAGGGATCATCACGGAAATATTGCCCGAAGCCGTGCGGCTTCTCGGTACAATTCCTTTAGCTGAGCCTCTTCCTCCGGCGGAAGCCGCGCTCCGGTTTCGCCGGCTGCTGCCGGCGTTTATCGGGATGTTTGCCGGTGAAGGGCAGCCGCTTGTGTTATTCCTGGACGATCTGCAATGGGCCGACCCGGATACACTGGATTTTCTGAGGGTTTTTGCTGAGGTTGAGGTGACAAGCGGTATAGCGGTGATCGGATCGTTTCGTTCAGAAACGCTGGAGGAGCGGATGGGCAGCGGGGATCAGAATGGAGCCTCCACAGCTTGGCTTGAGCAGATGCTGGCTATGCAGCGCAAACCATCTTCGCCGCTTGTCCAGCATATAGCGCTTGAGCCGCTGAGTTACGTGGATGTCAGACAATTCCTTTCTGATATCTTTGAAGAGAACTCGGCGCGTGTTCGGCTGCTCGCTGAACTGCTATACCACCGCACCGGCGGGGACCCGCTGTACATGCACCGGCTGCTGGACAATCTTCACCGCGAGCAATGTCTATATTTTGATGAAGCGCGGGGGAGCTGGGAGTGGGACATAACGGCGATTACCGCCTTGCCGGAAGCGCCCGGGCTTCTCCAATTAATCGAACAGCGCATCCGGCTGCTTCCCGGAGATACCGTCGGCCTTCTGGGAATAGCAGCGGCGCTCGGATACAGCTTCCGCGTATCGGATATTGCTTCAATGAGCGGGTATTCTTTGGAAGATACGCTGGTGCTGCTCCAGCCTGCCGAGCTGGAAAGCCTGATCAGCCGGGAGGAGAGTTCCCCGGACATAGAAGCGGGCGGACTGGTCTATTCCTTTCTGCATGACCGGATTCAGCAAGCCGCTTATGGTATTGTGCCAGAGGAGGAGCAGGCCGGCCTGCATCTGGCTATCGGACGCAGCATGAGCCGCAGTACGGATAAACAGGCATATTCGGTATTTGACCGGGTGTATCACCTCAATCTGGGCTCCCCCAAGATGGATGACCGTGCTGAGCGCAGAGCGCTTGCCGAGCTGAATCTTCAGGCCGGCCTGAAGTCGAAAGCGACTACAGCGTTTGCTGCCGCATTATATTTTCTGGAGACAGGGCTGCATCTCCTGGGAGACGAAGAGGCTGTTCCCGGCTCGCTGCCCTACAGGCTGATGCTGGAATTGCCGGAATGTGAATATATCTGCGGGTATACAGAGCGTGCGGCGGCGCTGCTCGACCGGCTGATGGGGCTCACCGGAGACCTGCTCGAACGTTCTAATATCTACCGTATCCGGATTGCTATGTATGCTTATTTGAAAAAAGATGAGCTGGCTGTAAAAGTCGGGCGTAAGGCGCTCGCGGAATTCGGCTGGAAGCTGCCGCTCAGACCTTCCCATGCCGCCATTTTAAAGGAAGTGACGCTGACTCAAGCGGCCCTGTACCGCAAGCGGGATCAGCTTACAGCGCTTCCGGTGAACCGCGACCCCCACTATAAGGCTTTGTCTGACCTTATAATGGCCATTGCCAGCTCCGTATTTACGGTAAGTCTGGAGCTGTCGGCGGTGCTCTTTTCCAGATTCGTCCGCTATGGGCTGAAGGCTGGTAACAATGAAGCCTTTGCCTATATTCTTGCCGGCTACGGGCTGGTAATTCTGCGCAATAAAATGTCCCTTTATCAAAAAGGGAAGCTGTACATTGAAACGGCCAGCCAGCTGTCCGCTCCTTTTGAAAGTACAGATTTGTCGTGCCGCCTCGATTATATCCGTGGACTGGCCCGGCTGCAGCAGAATCCACAGGAGGCGGGAGATTATTTCCGGCAATCCGTCCAGCATGGCATGGAGGCGGCCAATCTGTCTTTTGTCAGTATTGCTATGCTGACCTCAACCGTTAACCACACGGGAAGTCTGCATTCCTTATCCAGGATGATTATGGAGTATGAGATTCTCTCGCGAAAGCTTGTGGATGAGGTTACGCTCAGCATTTTCCGGATTGCTAAAGAATATGTTGCACGGATGCAGGGAGATACCGGCTTTAGTATGGAAGCGGCTCTTCCGGTTCAGAACAATAGCCGTTCCGAGGAAAGTCTGAATAACGAAATCTATTATATCTGTACCTGTGAAACGGAGCTGGCTTATCTGGAAGGGAGATACCGGGACGCGCTTGTCTGGGTGGCTCAAGGCCGCTTCAACACCTTCCGGCAAACCCGGATGCAGGTGCACAAACAGCATATTTATCATGCCTTGACGCTTGCCGCCCTTTATCCGGACGCCTTGCCGGAGGAGCGCAGCAGCTTCCGCCGGCAGCTTACCAAACAGCTGGACTCCCTTAAACGCTGGACCGGATATTTCGGACGGGATTCATCCGCCTGCCTGCTGATTAAGGCTGAAATCGAACGGATTGACGGAAAACGGACGGCAGCAGCTAAAAACTATGAACTGGCCATTGCAACAGCACGGAGAGAAGGCAACGGGATGATGGAGGGAATCGCCTGCGAACGCTCTTCACATTTTTACAGAGCGGCAGGAAGTGTGGCTGGAGCAGACGGCTTCTTGGCTGATGCCTGCCGGGCCTATTCCCTGTGGGGGGCCGAAGGGAAGGTACAGCGGTTGAAGGAGCGTTATCCTGACCTGTCCTTGCCGTCTTTGCTGAAGGCAGGAGAGCAGGCGGCAGCAGAAACGGCTACAGCAATCATGGATAGAGAAGCTGTGCCGGAACAGCGCAAAGAGGCGCCGAACCGGTTCGACGGGTGGCCTGAGCCCATAGAACGCCTGGATAGAATCAGCAGCTTCCTGGAGTCGGCCGTCCGGTATTCGGGAGCAGTACAGGGATACGTGCTGAATAGCGACGGAAAGAATTTCACTGTAGCTGCACAGAGCGGGAACCTGGAGGCACGGGTGCGGGAAGATGGCACGGTATTCGCGGAGTCCGTTGTGCGTTATGTCGTAAAGACCACTGAGCCAGTGCTGCTCGCCGATGCCGGGCGCAGTTCTTTTGCCGCTGATCCCCACATCCGGAAGCATCCGGTGCTGTCGGTACTGTGTATGCCGATTCTTTTTCCGGGAGAAGCAATGACCTCTGTGCTATACCTGGAGAATGATCTGATTACCGGAGTGTTCACGCTGGATGGGCAGAACGTGCTTGATTTCATGATCGCCCGCATGGTGTACCTGCATTCGGTGCAGCGTGCCGGTCCGCAGGGAAATATCTATGGACAGGAGCCTGAGAGTGCACCGGCTGGACCTTTGGAGGATCCGGAGGATCCGCTGGTTGATTCACTAACCTACCGGGAAAAAGAAATCTTATATTCCTTATCAGACGGATTGTCCAACAAGGAGATTGCCGAACGGTTCGGAATTACGGAGGGAACCGTGAAGAGTCATGTGTTCCGGCTGTACGGCAAGCTCGGCGTCAAACGCCGGGCTCAGGCTATTGCCCGCGCGCGGGAGCTTCAGCTGCTGGATTAG
- a CDS encoding glycoside hydrolase family 3 protein produces METATYPFQQTDLPLNERVQDLLSRLTLDEKVNLMPQYQAAIERLGVGAYKHGTEGAHGISWLGKATSFPQPSGLACTWNPELMKQIGSAIGDEARAFYKKNPTVNGLTLWAPTVDMERDPRWGRTEEAYGEDPELTGRLSTSLVQGIQGDHPVYLKAVATLKHFLGNNNEINRGVDSSSIDPRNMREYYLEAFKPAFKEGGAQSMMTAYNSVNGVPVILHPAVMDVVKGEWEMDGFIVSDAGDLFGIVKDHKYYESFAQSMAESIKNGIDSVTEETAETIKVIHEALAEGLLAEEDLDRALFNTFRVRFRLGEFDPEEGNPYASIDDSVILSKEHSELSLEAAKQSIVLLKNEKAALPLNPQELSKVAVIGPLGDEAFRDWYSGTLAYGVTPLQGVTKKLAGKQVTFESGDDRIILTSAASGQAIGMTGEDGRLAVLYDVPERGELFRHTAWGWAAHTLEATSCGQYVTLNDEGTLTASADEIYGWYVKESLNLVPGEDGTVSLRTWNDKPISVSEDGTLRASEPEVDAKAHTFRKNIVVNGVEAAVEAAKAAEVAVVFVGNHPLLNGKEEIDRPDIVLPEEQENLVKAVYGANPNTVVVIVGSYPITSTWIDEHIPAVLYTSHSGQELGNAVAEVLFGGYSPSGKLNMTWYRSVDQLSPLMDYDIIKGKRTYMYFDGEPLYPFGHGLSYAQVAYKQLTLAAEELQQNDRISLSVELENSGSVDGDEVVQLYVQSLSTRIRRPLKQLKGFEKIRLGAGESQTVSFSLPVAELVFWDVTREQYCVEDGEYNILVGRSSADIQLSAKIRVHGDTVPARNLYTTTKAENYDDYEGVYLDECKAGGASVHPVQDAAWIAFNNVQFAEGAAAFEALVSSVNGGSIEVRTGSPAGKLAATLEVLAGGGLQEWQQLSAIAGVDAGTTDIFLLFAGEVLLSRFQFTL; encoded by the coding sequence ATGGAAACCGCTACATATCCTTTTCAGCAGACAGACTTGCCGCTAAATGAGCGTGTGCAGGATCTGCTGTCGAGATTGACTTTGGATGAGAAAGTAAACCTGATGCCGCAGTATCAAGCGGCCATTGAGCGTTTGGGCGTAGGCGCCTATAAGCATGGTACGGAAGGAGCGCACGGCATCTCCTGGCTGGGCAAAGCAACCTCATTCCCGCAGCCGAGCGGTCTCGCCTGTACCTGGAACCCGGAGCTGATGAAGCAAATCGGTTCCGCCATCGGCGACGAAGCCAGAGCCTTCTATAAAAAGAATCCGACGGTTAACGGACTGACCCTCTGGGCACCGACAGTGGATATGGAACGCGATCCGCGCTGGGGCCGTACAGAAGAAGCTTACGGAGAAGACCCGGAACTGACCGGTCGGCTCAGCACCTCGCTGGTGCAGGGAATTCAAGGTGATCATCCGGTATACTTGAAAGCGGTAGCAACGCTGAAGCATTTCCTTGGCAACAACAACGAAATTAACCGCGGTGTGGACTCTTCCAGCATTGATCCGCGCAATATGCGTGAATATTATCTGGAAGCCTTTAAGCCTGCTTTCAAGGAAGGCGGCGCCCAATCGATGATGACCGCCTACAATTCGGTCAACGGTGTGCCGGTGATCCTGCATCCGGCGGTTATGGATGTGGTGAAGGGCGAATGGGAGATGGACGGATTTATTGTAAGTGATGCCGGCGATTTGTTCGGGATTGTCAAAGATCATAAGTATTACGAGTCCTTTGCCCAGTCCATGGCAGAGTCTATCAAAAACGGGATCGACAGCGTGACCGAAGAGACGGCTGAGACGATCAAGGTGATTCATGAGGCGCTGGCTGAAGGACTGCTGGCGGAAGAGGATCTGGACCGCGCGCTATTCAATACTTTCCGTGTACGTTTCCGTCTCGGTGAGTTTGATCCCGAGGAAGGCAATCCTTATGCATCCATCGATGACTCTGTTATTCTCAGCAAAGAACATAGCGAGCTGTCGCTTGAAGCGGCTAAGCAATCCATCGTGCTGCTCAAGAATGAGAAGGCTGCACTTCCGCTGAACCCGCAGGAGCTGTCCAAAGTAGCTGTAATCGGGCCGCTCGGCGATGAAGCCTTCAGAGACTGGTATTCCGGCACATTGGCTTACGGGGTCACACCGCTGCAGGGTGTAACCAAGAAGCTGGCCGGCAAGCAGGTGACATTTGAAAGCGGTGATGACCGGATTATTCTGACCTCGGCAGCCAGCGGCCAGGCTATTGGAATGACAGGAGAAGACGGCAGACTGGCCGTGCTGTATGACGTGCCGGAGCGCGGAGAATTGTTCCGCCATACGGCCTGGGGCTGGGCCGCCCATACGCTTGAAGCGACAAGCTGCGGGCAATATGTAACCCTGAATGATGAAGGTACGCTCACTGCCTCTGCTGATGAAATTTATGGCTGGTATGTGAAGGAATCGCTGAACCTTGTGCCGGGAGAAGACGGAACAGTAAGCTTACGCACCTGGAATGATAAGCCGATTTCGGTGTCCGAAGACGGTACGCTCCGTGCCAGTGAGCCGGAGGTCGATGCTAAGGCGCACACGTTCCGCAAAAACATCGTTGTGAATGGTGTAGAAGCTGCGGTTGAAGCGGCGAAGGCTGCTGAGGTCGCCGTCGTATTCGTCGGAAACCATCCGCTGCTGAACGGAAAGGAAGAGATCGACAGACCGGATATCGTGCTGCCGGAAGAGCAGGAGAATCTGGTAAAGGCTGTCTATGGGGCTAATCCGAACACGGTTGTCGTCATTGTCGGCAGCTACCCGATTACTTCGACTTGGATCGATGAGCATATCCCGGCGGTGCTCTATACTTCCCATAGCGGTCAAGAGCTGGGCAACGCGGTGGCCGAGGTGCTGTTCGGCGGCTACAGCCCGTCCGGCAAGCTGAATATGACCTGGTACCGTTCGGTGGACCAGCTTTCTCCACTGATGGACTACGATATTATCAAGGGCAAAAGAACATATATGTACTTTGACGGAGAACCGCTGTACCCGTTCGGCCATGGCCTAAGCTACGCGCAGGTTGCTTATAAGCAGCTGACGCTTGCGGCTGAAGAGCTGCAGCAGAACGATAGAATCAGCTTGAGTGTGGAGCTAGAAAACAGCGGAAGCGTGGACGGTGATGAAGTCGTTCAGCTCTACGTTCAGTCCTTGTCCACCCGGATCAGACGCCCGCTGAAGCAGCTGAAAGGCTTTGAGAAGATCCGCCTGGGAGCCGGCGAATCGCAGACCGTTTCGTTCTCCCTGCCGGTAGCTGAACTGGTATTCTGGGATGTAACCCGTGAACAATACTGTGTGGAAGACGGAGAATACAATATCCTGGTCGGCCGTTCCTCCGCTGACATTCAGCTGTCCGCCAAGATTAGAGTGCACGGCGATACAGTACCGGCCCGTAATCTTTATACTACAACCAAAGCAGAGAACTACGACGATTATGAAGGAGTCTATCTGGATGAGTGCAAGGCAGGCGGTGCTTCTGTTCATCCGGTTCAGGATGCAGCCTGGATCGCTTTCAATAATGTGCAGTTTGCTGAAGGAGCGGCAGCCTTCGAGGCGCTTGTCTCGTCCGTGAACGGCGGCAGTATTGAGGTCAGAACCGGCAGTCCGGCGGGTAAGCTTGCAGCAACCCTGGAGGTTCTGGCAGGCGGAGGGCTGCAGGAATGGCAGCAGCTGTCGGCAATAGCCGGAGTCGATGCCGGAACCACCGATATATTCCTGCTCTTTGCAGGCGAGGTATTGCTCAGCCGCTTCCAGTTTACACTGTAA
- a CDS encoding helix-turn-helix domain-containing protein, translating to MDLRLHACAYSFHTLPFKSTFRPPPFYLFRLQVVGSCRALVDGKMSLIEPGDLLIYRPGDPYYLSVEEIDGKIESGDYYLLCEGSWIESWWAAQPRQTQQRIHLDAGMLSLWQQLGLEQHRIVQQNPELIRHLLCALCLSLDRLPVEAVSRQDTPGRSNELIMRMKRYINENALQPLRVEDVANFAGLSVSRAVHLFKEKTGYTIIQYTQEIRLSNALERIRYTDLSLESIAGNCGFGTYSYFHKVFKARYGITPKEIRSRLLESEPEGDYVITSGKEIKLTGLSLDALKFLKTEE from the coding sequence GTGGACTTGAGACTGCATGCCTGCGCGTATTCCTTTCATACACTTCCGTTCAAATCGACCTTTAGACCGCCGCCGTTTTATCTATTTCGGCTACAGGTGGTGGGGAGCTGCCGGGCGCTCGTTGACGGGAAAATGAGCCTGATTGAGCCGGGAGATTTGCTCATTTACCGTCCCGGAGATCCGTATTATCTGTCTGTTGAGGAGATTGACGGGAAGATTGAAAGCGGCGATTATTACCTGCTCTGTGAAGGCTCATGGATCGAGTCCTGGTGGGCTGCCCAGCCGCGGCAGACACAGCAGCGGATTCATCTGGATGCCGGGATGCTGTCACTGTGGCAGCAGCTCGGCCTTGAGCAGCACCGGATTGTGCAGCAGAATCCCGAGCTGATCCGCCATCTGCTCTGCGCACTCTGCTTATCGCTTGACCGCCTGCCGGTTGAAGCCGTTTCACGGCAGGACACCCCAGGGCGCTCCAATGAGCTGATCATGCGGATGAAGCGGTATATTAACGAGAATGCGCTGCAGCCGCTGCGGGTTGAGGATGTCGCGAATTTCGCCGGGCTGAGCGTCTCGCGGGCGGTTCATCTGTTCAAAGAGAAGACCGGATATACCATTATCCAATACACTCAGGAAATCCGTCTGTCTAACGCCCTGGAGCGCATCCGCTATACGGATTTAAGCCTGGAGAGTATTGCCGGCAATTGCGGATTTGGGACGTATTCGTATTTTCACAAGGTATTCAAGGCGAGATACGGAATAACACCCAAAGAAATCCGCAGCCGTCTGCTGGAGAGCGAACCGGAAGGTGACTATGTCATTACGAGCGGAAAAGAAATTAAGCTGACCGGCCTGTCCCTCGATGCCCTGAAGTTCCTCAAAACAGAAGAATAA
- a CDS encoding sugar efflux transporter, with amino-acid sequence MSIRIRQLFSIPGYTTFMICMILQGMGISISSPFLAVYFTTKLGVSAGVFGIFTAVTLISGVWVSSLIAGRSDTGMNRKTLMVSAMFFNALAFSGYLFIHEFYLLLIYMTIFTAAGASAMPQLFASAREAVNASRSTDHAFANSTLRSMFSLGFITGPLIGAVLLSRFGFQGIFTGTTLIFVINAALMILFVKRPVPAAAGSVRAKPKLQLKLHQNPRVLIPFLVLTLLYSGHWLNNLNISLFIINTLGGSTENVASVSSICALLEIPFMLVLGVLSAKYSNRLLMIWGIVLGGAYYVLVLSSTELWQIIAGQVLLAFFVAVISAIGISYIQDLLPDLPGYASTLYTNATTLGRLFGSLAGGAAAQWVGYRHAYWACLLLVVISIGLLALPQRLPQRQATD; translated from the coding sequence ATGTCTATTCGCATCCGCCAGCTTTTCAGCATTCCAGGCTATACCACGTTTATGATTTGCATGATCCTGCAGGGAATGGGCATTTCCATCAGCTCTCCGTTTCTGGCTGTCTACTTCACCACTAAGTTAGGGGTATCTGCCGGTGTTTTTGGCATTTTCACCGCCGTCACACTGATCAGCGGCGTCTGGGTCAGCTCACTCATTGCCGGGCGTTCTGACACCGGTATGAACCGGAAGACTCTCATGGTTTCGGCCATGTTTTTTAACGCTCTGGCTTTTTCCGGGTATTTATTTATCCATGAATTTTATCTGCTGCTGATCTACATGACTATTTTCACAGCAGCTGGTGCATCCGCCATGCCGCAATTGTTCGCCAGTGCGCGTGAAGCGGTCAATGCCAGCCGCAGCACCGATCATGCTTTTGCCAATTCTACGCTCCGTTCCATGTTCTCCCTGGGCTTCATCACCGGCCCGCTGATCGGCGCGGTTCTGCTCAGCCGTTTCGGATTTCAGGGGATCTTCACCGGAACCACTCTGATTTTTGTCATCAACGCAGCACTGATGATTCTCTTCGTGAAACGGCCGGTACCGGCAGCTGCAGGCTCTGTACGTGCCAAGCCCAAGCTGCAGCTTAAGCTGCATCAGAATCCGCGGGTGCTTATTCCGTTTCTTGTGCTGACACTGCTCTATTCCGGGCATTGGCTGAACAACCTGAATATTTCGCTGTTTATTATTAACACTTTAGGCGGCAGTACAGAGAATGTAGCTTCGGTATCCAGTATATGCGCACTGCTGGAGATCCCCTTCATGCTTGTACTCGGCGTTCTGTCTGCCAAATATTCCAATCGTCTGCTAATGATCTGGGGAATTGTTCTCGGTGGAGCCTATTATGTACTGGTGCTGTCTTCAACTGAGCTGTGGCAGATTATCGCCGGGCAGGTGCTGCTGGCTTTCTTCGTAGCTGTAATTTCGGCGATCGGAATCAGCTATATTCAGGATCTGCTGCCGGATCTCCCCGGCTATGCCTCCACCCTCTATACCAACGCTACAACGCTCGGCAGACTCTTCGGAAGCCTCGCGGGCGGAGCAGCCGCGCAGTGGGTCGGCTACCGTCATGCGTACTGGGCTTGTCTGCTGCTGGTGGTCATCTCCATTGGCCTCTTGGCACTTCCCCAGCGTTTGCCGCAGCGGCAAGCCACGGATTGA
- a CDS encoding response regulator, with protein sequence MKIILIDDKAHVRNSLKPVLKKLSFKNEDILEANCDQGAIQLIAAHEPDIIVTDAKLLLLSESLIPEETYPHSRIIVTSSHAFVLDAFCRGGMDSLLKPIDTAELENVLLRVAAVV encoded by the coding sequence ATGAAAATCATACTTATCGACGATAAAGCGCATGTGCGCAATTCCCTGAAGCCGGTGCTGAAGAAGCTGTCTTTTAAGAATGAAGACATTCTGGAGGCCAATTGTGATCAGGGGGCGATCCAGCTGATCGCAGCGCATGAACCGGATATTATTGTGACCGACGCCAAGCTGCTGCTGCTCAGCGAGTCCCTGATCCCGGAGGAAACCTACCCTCACAGCAGGATCATTGTTACCAGCAGCCATGCCTTTGTGCTGGATGCGTTTTGCCGGGGCGGGATGGATTCTCTCCTGAAGCCCATTGATACAGCTGAACTTGAGAATGTCCTGCTGCGGGTGGCTGCCGTCGTTTAA